The Centroberyx gerrardi isolate f3 chromosome 8, fCenGer3.hap1.cur.20231027, whole genome shotgun sequence genomic sequence TTGCATAAGTCTCAAGTATGAATCATTAATACACGTTTGATGTCATAGCTGTTGCATAATCTAGATGCTTGAAATTACAagatgtaacacacacacactcacacatatgagcgtgcatgcacatacaaTGGAAACCGTAGTTGAGAGAAACAGTAAGTATGTGAAAAGAtgacgttaaaaaaaaaaaatttggaaaCCTAACTGCCTGTTTAACCCCCTAATGATAATCATTTGGTTGTTTAAATTTTTCAGCCGACTCTGTTGATCTATCCAACTCTCAGAATAACAATCCCAAGGACAAAAAAGTTGTGACTATGATACAGTACAGAAAGAACACAGactaaaacactgttttatcaCATTGCTTGATGGCCAGCAAACACCCATGCACATCTAATGAAAAGATCATCAAGTCCTAATGTAAAGGCAAATGATCAGTGAACAACACTGATTCTGTTCCTTCATGTTCAATGTTTGCCCGATACTGAAAGGAACCATTTCTAACAAAGGGAGATAGCCCACTATCTGATGATGTAAGACTGCTGTAGTGTGCGGTCTGTTGCGGAGCAACCACCAGCTCTCCATCACAGCCAGTCAATCATCTTCAGCCCTCATGTGGTTGGAAAATGGACACTTATCCAGGCAGAAGGCCTCTAATGGAGCATTAAAACTTGTATTCCCCTGCTGGGCACCAAGCAGGCAATCTCTCCAGCTGCCGTTGCATTACATCACTGCATCAGTCTGAGCCTGCTACTGTTGCTGATAAGAAATGgctaatataaaaaaatgagcaacagagaggaggacaggagtgCTGCTCTGTGAATGAGAAAGAGCAACTTGCTATGGCTGATGGTGATAAGACCTGAGGTTGTTGAGGTGTCTGGAACCGGTTCATCTGGCACTGACAGGTACACTATACTGTACATCTGGATAAAGAGGCTCGAACAATGAGTAGCTTCAAGAAATTGGAGATTTCGAACATGAGGTAAACACTCCTAGTCAAGAGCATTGTGGAAAAAGACACGAGGCCTTCACTAGGTTGCGAAACATTGTTCTCATATTACattgcccccccgccccctcttATGCACACATGACATGCCCAATACGTCTCTTATTAGTATAGATAATGTGATCATGGATTCAGCTGGATGCAGTCAGTGGGCTGTTACATAACTTGTCAGTCAGCCTGCCTAGTGCAACTGTACTGCAGCATCAGCAGTTGCACAGCTCATTCAAGCCTAAGACCGGCTGTAGCTGTCATAGGCTTTCTTGGAGTGTCCACAGGCTATTCAATGCCGGGCCTCATCAGCAAAACAGCTTCGCTCACCGAGTCTACAGAAATGTCTCTTCCATTCCCTCACAGCAGCCGGTCTCCAGCCACAGCAGCTGTGACCGCAGGAGGAAAGTGGACACCGCTCTGACTGAGCAGACTGAAAACTTCCTGTACATTCTTGCGTAGGGTCGAAGGGTCACAGAGGGCTCGTACATCATCAGATATGTTCATCAGCCGGAGGAGGAAGGCGGCCCGGGCGAACAGGCCGCAGAGGGTGCTATGGAAACCAGAATCCATGAGAAGAGCCAGCCAGGCCGCGTTCAGCGTCTCACCTACAGAGAGAACAAAGCTCATTCCAACAGTTGTCCTCGCATATCATAGCTCATCATATCCCAGTTATCACTACCATATCAATTTATAGAACACATTCTTATATTCTCTCACTGaaataggggggggggggggggggggggttacctGGCTGGAGGTCTTTGCAGACCGAAAGGCTGTCCAGCACCTGTGCAACACTCTCCTCGGCCCATGCACTCAGGCGCTGTGCCAAGGCAGAGGATTCAGAGTATTTTTCCACAATCTGCAGCAGGTAAGGCAGCAGACATGCAGACATCACAGACGGCTCTGCAAACACATTGGCCTCATCCTGCTCATACAGACTGGCACACCTGAGGAAGAGAACAATAACAGTTGAGCAATACTTATAAAAGACAGCATTCATTCCGTTTTTACAAGTGTAGTGTAGTGGTAACACACCCTGTCTCCTTGGCTTCCCTCAGTACAGATCTGAGGTCAGGCTCAGGCAGGTGACACAACAGCACCTCCAGTGTGCCGGGGCTATCCCAGCattcctccagcagcaggtccAGGAGGAAGGGCAGCGCCCGGTTGACCTGCATGATGTAGAcgctcctctgccctcctcctctactGGCATGGTGGAGCATGGAGGTGAAACAGGCCGCTTTCATCCTCACCTGCTGGCTTTCGTCCTGCAGCAGGTAAAGGCTTGTGTTGATCAACCTGCACAGGAAAGATTAGACATATTCACTTTCTGTTGCATTAGACTTTTTGCATTTGACTGACAAGCCGAAACAATCTGACAATCTGAAATCTCTCGGTACCTGGTCCTGATGGATGAGaaagtgttgttttctttcaggGCTTGGCTCATTAGGGGAACTCCAGCCAGACACAGAGCTTCAGCGCAGGCCATCCTGAGGGCTTCAGGGGCGTCTGGGGACTGGTGGCGCTCCAACACGCTACACCAGCGTTGGGACATGGAAATTTTACGCCTGATTTACACAGAGATAAGAATAAAGTGAGGGCAACAGATAAATGAAGTAGTGGTTCCTTGTGTTTCCAAGATATGTGATTGTATACTGAGGTTGACAACATTCAAATGTGTAAAATTTGGAGTCTGACCACTGGGAAAGCAGCAGGCTGGCAGCATACAGGGCCTGGGACAGGAACTCCGGTCCGCCTCTCTGGCCCTCCAGGTCGCCTAGCAACAACTCCAGACATTCCAGCAGCACCGGCTCCTCCAGCGGGGCAGGTTGAGAAGGATGTTGGGGTAAGGTAGAATCACATCCAGCAGTCATCACTGCTACCAGGGCTGCCAGGTAGGTCCTGCGGTATTCCACACAGCGGCTCAACAGCGCCTCCCATAGGTTGGACTGGACACAGAGAGCACTGTTAGTCTTAATCACAGTGTCAAATGGTCAGTGTGTTCAGAAAGTATACCTGACTGGGGGTCATATGAAAGATTTAAAAGGTAttcagaaaagagagaggtaaTCAGAAAACTATATTGGATTTACTGTTCATAAGTGAAAATTGTGTTCTCATTAGTGCACATCACAAAAAACAATGGAAGGAAAATCAaagaaaagtgacaaagaaataaaaaggaagcattttttgtttttatcatctaCACTAATGGTAAGATTAAATGATAAACCCATAACCCCAATTAGTTAGTTATACCTTACAATGTACAATTTATTAGTTTATTGGTTTTCTCATGAAAGCTGCTCAGACATATTAAAGACATTATCAAATTTTAATTAGATTAGAGCAAACAGGCTCCTCTATTCCCACTAAAGGGTTTCTTTTAAAGCATTTAACCTGCAGTAAGAGTAAACAAGTGCTATATTAAATTACTGGGCGACATAAGCAGTCGTCACTATCTTTCCCTACTCTGCCTTTAGAGGGGATATATTACATCTTATCAGGCTAATGCTACAGGGAATCATTTAATCACTCAGCAGGATATGGAAAGTCATCACTGGGGGATGGAGAGAATGTAACATGCTGGGGAGTTTGTTATCTAAATGAACCTATATGAACTTTATGACAGCAAAGAATAAACAGACGGATATCCTTGACTATGCTTGTTTAAGTCTCCCTGATTACAGAATAGAATAGCTGATACACACACCCAGTCTTGTGTAAGTGGAAAAACATGATCTCCAGCCTGATTTCAGCCTCAGATGGCATTATATTTCAGCCTATCTTTGTTTCCTTGATTTCCTCATATTGTGTTCTAGCAAAGTCGTTTTACTGAAAGCTGTTTGGCAGGTTTTGAAAAGCTTGTTTTCTATATGCCCTAGTCGAGTGAGCAGATCATATCTCACCTGCAACACCCTCTGGATAACCTGTTTCCCGTTGGTCTGTTGCAAGCcccgcccatccaccacccaaGTGACCAATGTGAGCCTGAGATCTGGGCCCACTGCAGAGAAGTTGTCCCAGATTTGACACACCCACTTTAGGTCTGCACACAGAAAGTGGATGGCTTTTTGATGGAAGGATAACAACCCGACCTGTGGAGTTGACATACATAATGCATCAAAATATGCGTGCGTCTGTTTCCAtatgtgggtgtgggtgtgtcagAAAGTGTGTCCAGCACCTGAAGCCTGTGTTGAGGCGTGTGGAGCTCACACAGGAGTGTGTCGCTGAGCTTGTTCAGGTAGACCTCAGAGCTGAATCTTCTTAGAGAGCCTGCCACTCCCAGGTAGGCCCCTCTCACCATGGGGCAGCGCTGAGCTCCAGTCACCAGCCACAGCGAGGCATCCACTCTGCTCACCACCTCACACAGGTCAGCTGAAGGGGCACtgtaaacagaaacacacaaggaTTTCAAAGCCTCAAAGTGTCTGATGAATGAATAAACCAGTTCTTTCAAGTCTCACCTGTCTGTGCAGAGAGCTCTGTCCAGGATGGCTTTGATCTGTAATAGCTGTCCGTGTAGCCGGTTGTGACAGCAGGGCTTCTGAGGGCCCGGCAGTTCAGCTGTCAGTCGGATGAGGATGTTCATGTACTCTGAGGGGGGAGTCATGGCAACCAAGGCCTTAGAGGCCATAACTCTCACGCTGTAGATGGGACTGGCTGCCAACTGGATTAAAGGAGCCAGGAAATCTGACAAAGCTCTGGGAAAGGAAGACCAGAAAAGACTATCACCGGCCAAACCAGATTCAGTATGGAGAAGATTCATGAATATAACCATATAAAGAACTAGATGTATCTTTTGTTGACAATTTCTCAGATGGCACAATAAACCCACTGTACAGAAAATATATTCATCCAAACTGCTTCATAAAAGTATAAAGCTAACATATcaagcagtggttttcaatgaTATGACATtgaggcccaagagtctgcaggttttcattccaaacaaaatTACTGAACCTcaatggcacatgattgaaaaccactgctatATAGGATTATAATAATTAGCCTGAGCAAATTGTATAATGACATGAAAACAGTAATCACTCAGTCAAGTCTGGGACGCCAGGCTGGAGTTTGGCTAACAAAGTGAGGACCGGGTAAAGTGCGGGCTGGAGGCGCAGCCTGGCCTCCCCAGATGGGCCCTGGAGGTCTTGTGCTGCCCCCTTCAGCTCCCCCAGGAGGAAGGGCTGCAGCGCGGGGTAGTGGGAGAAGAAGGCAGGGGGGGACATGCCATGCTGGGTAGGGCTGCCCTCCTCACCACCGGGCCGCTGGCCAAGCATTCGCGAGCACAGAGAACCTGGAAACCGATTTTAATGGGTATCAGGGGTCATAACAATATTTCATATTGTGGATACAGACTAAATGAAAAGGTTTGAGTGCATCcaataaatgtataaaaatgtgtatataGGAAACTGAAGTGTGGTGAATATGCCAGCATTATTTAATGTCTTACTGTAGAGTTGCAGAGCAGCATTCCTCATGGCCCAGCAGGGAGAACTGAGCAGAGTGAGGGACAAGATAGCCACAGCAGGAGCAAACTGGAGGACAGCTACTCCCAGCCCAGAGCCACGCACCAGGGCCTGCAGAGTGTGAACTGCACACACCTATCAGGGACGGGGAGAATGTgataatatatacatattatcCCTCATAATTGTTTGACTACATCTCTCTTTGTGGTTATACATTGCACCATTTTCcatttgtgtcagtgtgtctatGAACCTGTGGCAGGTCCAGTGTTTGGTCCCAGCTCTGAGGCAGAGGTGTTCTGGCTGTCTCCAGTAAGGTGTGCATGCTGTGGGCTAGCAGCGGTCGCGCTTTACTGGCCTCCTctgcagacacaacacacaggaTGAGCATGGGCAACCCTGCTGCCCGCCGGGTCACAGACGTACAGCGAGGAGACTGCAGAACCTGCAgcccctggagagagaggaaaggacgTGTATCAGCCAGCCAGCAGTCCAGCTTCTCAATTTGTTAACAGTGGATAATGTATCCGCCCACAGGAACGCCTATGACAGCTCACTTGTTTCAGCATGTGGGCTGGGATGTCCTGAAGATCTGGGTTATTGCTGCTTAGTAGGGAGGCACAGAACTTGGTGAAGCCCACACAGCATCCTTCTACCGCCCCCTGGTGAACAGAAGCATGTATTTCAGGGAAGTGGGTGAGAGCGTTGAGGTGATCTGACTTGATGCCTAGGGGTGGATGTGTAACTCGTACCCAGTGGCGACATTTCAGAAGAATATCCTTGAACACTTTTGATGCTCTTCTTAGGTCCTCCGTCGTTAGAAGGGACTCAGTGGGTTTGGATTCGGCAAGAATTCTCTCCACCAGAGAACCTAGAAAGATTCCTATTTCCTTATGAGGATAAAACAGAAGCAAGTAAGAATTAagaatatatacacatacagcatGGACTAGTGTAACCCTTCCATcaaaaggctgtaatgtaaataaaaaaataacaatacatggTTATAAACCCAGGGTGTTAACCAGGGTATTACACTAGTGTCTGTCAGATTGTTGCAATTCCCCATCAAATAGGACTGCTGGATGCACAGATATCTTATTATGCATCTGTATGGTGCATGTTGTTCCATTTTACCTTGAGGGAGACCCAGCAGCAGGTGAGAACCAGGCTGTGTTCCTCCGATAGCAGAacacactcctctccctccccatgGCTCCCCCCAGCCGCCTGGGCAATCAGAGAGCTGATGGCATTCCCCATGTCACAGAAAGAAGGCGGGGCATCTAGGAAATAATGGAGCAATTTAATGTGTAATGTAGTGTCGTGAATATGAAATGTAGGATCCCTCATCCCCAAATCTCTCTTCTGTCCTGCCGATTGGTACTTTACCACTCTCATCAGCACCAGTGTCCTGGGCTCCATACAGCACACCCAGCAGAAGCAGAGAGATATTCTCCAGCAGGCCCAGCAGCTCAGTGGCCAGACTGTGGTCAACTATGTCACATACACTGCTGGGTGCCTCAAGCAAACACCTCTCAAGGGCACTCAAAATACCTGAAACATAATTCATGACAAGGTTTTATATCTCATCCGAAGTAAATATTCTTCTGAGGTTCATCGTGTGTGGTAGTTGTCAATGTGATTGATCTCTGGACTCACCATGTATAGGTCTGGTTCTTGCAGCAAGCATCATGTCAGCCTTGGCTGTGAGGTagtgctgctccagctccttCACCAGGTATCTGACCACACTGGAGGTCTTGGGGTTCCCTACACTGCTGACAGCAGCGTTACTGTCCAGCCAGCGCTCCTGGAACTGGTCTTCTGATCTGCAGACAGAAGAGTTAACAACCGCTTATAACTTACAACTACAGCAGGCCATATTCTGAGGGTATGTAGGACGCAAAGCTTACTTCTGAAGAAGGACCTTCATCATCAGAGCTCCCATCTGAGCCTCCTGCACCCGAGGGCTGCACAGAAGCTGTTTGGTTCGTTCGAACAGCACAGCGGTGATGTCATCTGGAAAACTGGGTGGGAAAAACCTCAACAATAACCCTGCGGAAAGCTCTCGAATCTGGAGAAGGAAAAACATACTTAAATATCTTCAAACTACTTATCTTATTCCCTTTATTgtcagtacagttcagtactgTTTTAGAACTATAAAGAAGAAGtgtgaggcaggttgaggcagCACTACCTCATTGGTAGAGTCTTctaaacagccaatcagaacgagCTGTTTTGCCCTGCAGAAGAAATCCCACTGTCCTCTTTGTCTGGCACAGTTAATAAGAGATCCCATGTTCTCTGCAAAAATGATTTTATCAAGTAAAATTCCACAGCATTATAAAAgacatatgaacacacatataaacaaccTGACACATATAATGCATAGCACCATACACTAGCGTATAGACTCAATTTTGGCCTGCATCCTCCATTCGCCCGGCTGCTGCACTGACCTGGAGGCTGCCCCTTCTTCTTGTCTGGGCTCCAGGTGTCTGTGCAGGTCTCCAGgactgcagacagcagcagcaacgcAGTCTTCTTCCTCTGATAACTGTGTCCTGCTGCCAGATAGCAGTATGGAAGCTGGCCCAACCATTCCACAAATCCTACAAGGAAATATACAggatgtttcaaaagtaggaaTACAAAtgttattaataacaataataatgatcataataatcataatgatgaaaaacaaagctgtatgattttagtcatttttaacttatttacACTGTATAATTGtcatttttaacaaaataattcaacattcaacagcATAAATAATAGGTGTAcatggaaataagaaaaatatttaataatacagtgagaATGAATAATGTATTTAAGAATGTATACCTGCTTTTGAAACAAAtggtatatacatacataaaccAGAATTTAACTATATATAGTATGATACATTTCTGTCAATCTGTCCTGTAGAACAGCTTTTTTTACAAAGGTAAAAAAGCAGCTTTCATCCATCTCACCTATTCCCTGGTCCAGTATAACTTCTGCCTTCTCGCTATGGCCGGCATCTCCATTCTTTTTGCCCTTTTGTCCCCCGCCATGCGCCAAGCAGCTGTCTCTGATGCGCACCAGAAACCTCTTCACTCCTACCTGGAAATGCTGGCGGAAAGGTGAGGACTCGCAGTTTAGGTTCTGAGGAATAAATGTCCTCATTATGGACAGCTCCTCGGGGGTCGGAGCCTCCTTGGTCTTTGGGCTGCAGCACAGGAGGTTGAGGGCAGCGAGACGGACTTTGTCATCCCCAGATCCCAGAGCGAGCTCGAGGGTCTCGAGGGCGGAGTCACCCTGCAGGGCCCAGGGAGAGCGGCCGCTTGTGGCCCGATGGGAACTCATGATGCAGGCCCAGGCGTGGAGGTGGCCCGGGGCGGCCGGGTCCAGCGAGGCCAGCAGAGGCTCCACAGCGGAGGGGAAGACTTGTAAGGTGCAGGGTAATAATTGGGTCGAGCTGTTGTTCTGTAGAAGCGTCACCTCGGAAGTCAAAGCCTCAAGAAGGACGGGCCGCCAACGCCCTGCCCACTGATTGGCCAGATCCAGCTCGGTGGGCGGAGCTTGCTTTGCTGAGCCATCGCATAGCTCTCgcctctgctgctgcatcagACACTTGTAAAGCTCTGATGCACATGGTGACAGGTGATTGGTGGACAAGCACTTCAGGAGATGATTGGGTAGTTCAAGGTATTGATCCAACACCTGATTCATAAAAGAAACATGCATCAAAGTCATCATCGCCACCACTGCCTACACTACATTATTAATACTGTAATAACCATTAATCCTCACCGTATCAGTACCCAAATATGGGAGTAGAGCACAAAGGGGGGCGTATTTGGCTTTGGCCTCCCATGGGAGTTTGGTTATGCGCTGAAGCAGAGTAGAATTAAGAGTCTTCTTTGTGTCACCAAACTGCTTACAGTCCATCTCATAGAGCTCCAGCAGCAGACAAAAGGCACTGCGCACAAACTCTGACAGACCCTCTACCTGCCAATGAACATCAAGAAAGATATCATTGAACAATAGTAATACTGTAAGTGCTTGGAGTAGCCATGGGTGAAATAAAGCAGTACGCTATTGTTAAAAAGATTGTTAAAAAGAGATTTCAGACAAAAAGTTTTGTCGTTATGCTAGGTGTCAAGTTGAAATGATTGGGATATATCTAGGTCCTGCTTTCTGTTTTTTGACAAGTTTCTGATTTAGAATAATTTACTGAAGTTAATCCGACTCACTGGGCTTTCAGCATTGGTCCAGATAACCTGAATGAGCTGCTGTTGCAGGCTGCCATCATCGGGCAGAAGGCGAACACCTGTCATCTTCCAGAGATCAGCCAGACTCTCTTTAACTTTCTTCAGCCATAGTGTCAACACTGcaacaaaatgtaatatttaaacaAGTGATTTTGCAATTTAACATGAATAAACAAACTGTGGACATTACTCACCTTCGAAGGCATAGTAGTGACAGTCCAGCTTCTCCTCACACAATGCGAAGACCAGAGGAAACATACCTCCCAGCAGTAAACACATCTGAAACAACAGATGTGATGGATCATTTTTGTTTGCTAATAAAGGGAAGCACAACAGACAGGTAAAACATGCTGTACTTGGAGAGAGTTTCAAACATATTTACCTCTGTGTTTTCCACACCAGAACAGAGTAGGATGTGCGGTCGGCAGCAGGTCAGAAGGCCCCGGCTCACAGCCAGTCTGTCCACTCCATCCTGCGCTGTGGGGTCGCACTGCACCTGGAGACCACCGACAGCCAGCAGCCACGACTCTGGGAAATAACATGAATAACAGCTAGTCCGTCAGGAATCTCCATGCATTCACATTCTATAGCAGTGAGTTTGTTTTGGTAGTTTTACaggatttctgctttattggagagtaaaaaaacaggaaacacaTGGGGAATGAAAGGGGATAACGTTTGGCACAACTTGAGAGACTAAAACTCAACCTTTCTCAAACATTTCCCTGCATATTAATGTTCTAATATAAGCTGTACTACAcaaattttcctttttttttaattgggtGGTGCGGTGATGAAGTGTAAGACTGTTACTTTCACtgccagacagaaagagagagagagagagagagagagagagagagagagagagagagagagagagagagagagagagagagagagagggagagattcacTACTTAAACAGCTGCATGGCTATCTAGCTCATGCACTGTACAGTAAGGCCATATACAActatatttcactcagtatgaACCATAATCAAAGAAAACAGTACTactacatttcattttccagtCAGGCAATGCAGAACTCGGTTGTTTCAGCACTAGTCACAACACAGACATACGATCCAGTTCCATAATATTGACTGTCATCCAACACCCGGGTGTGCAATCCAATACATCCATGGTGCAATCTGACTGCTTTGCATTCTCTCttcattctgtttctcaatgcttctgcattgagtttctcaatgcttctgcattgagaaacagaaCGTGAAAAGGACCAATTCCCCATCAAGAATTGGGGAAGAGTAAATAACAAGTTCTTCTTaattgacttgcctggttatttatatatacagtacatatatatttattagcAGCATGAAAAATCTCTCTGAAAAGGGGAATTCGAGGAACCTCATGTCCTTGAAGGTGGAGAACGGTAAGCAACCCCATAGTAGTGAATTCCAAAATTTGATTTGCTCATTCTGATAATGTGTATAGTGTTGACGGTTAGATACCTGAATGCGAGACCTGCAGCAGACTCCAGGCAGCGGCTCCTCCAGCCTCGCTCTCTGGCGCTGTGTTGATCAGCATGGCCACAGCAGTGCCGGCCAGCAGGCGCGTGTCCCTGTTGGAGCACTGCAGCACAGGAGAGAGGCATGGACTGGTCAGATGGAAGGAAGGCAACAAGTGAGCAATAATTTGCAATTTCAATCAGGTAAATTGCACTGGTCAATTAGACAGAGACCTTCCCAAGGATTATGTCCATAAGAGCCTGCAGGATGCTCTGCACTGCTGGGCTCCCACGCTGATCCACCCACACCAGAGGAGCCACTTCACCAGGCAACAGCTGAAATATCTGCAAACACACCTGGGGAGACCACAGTTCTCAGGTCAGTAACAAAAGATGACACATGGATCTGTGACACATGCATAGGATTCTTCAACAGTCTTGTAGTGTCAAACATCAGCCAATCATGAAGCTCTGGATCTACCTTAACAGCAACATAACACAGTGGTccatctctccacccctctTGTTGCAGTACAACAGGGAACAGCTCAGCCACTTTATTCAGCAAGGACGGGTACGTCACTCGCCACACCTCTCGACCAACAGCACTGTCCTCCAAGAACATGCAGGCTGAAAAGGGAAAAGTCAATTAAATGAAAGGTTAAATATGGTAGCAGTGACACACAGAACTATTATATAGCCATCTTTAATCTACACCAACCTCTCTGCAGATCCTCAATAGATAATATCTGAAAAGAAAACCAGTTGAAAGTTATCAGCAGTGCTTTTATAAAAATATCTGGCAAACAATGGTAAATTAAGTCTTCTGTACCTGGTCAGTGTGGACTATGGTGTGCAAACAGTGACAGGTTTCTCTAAAAACCAGCTGGTGGTCCACCTTTGCCAGATGTTGCAGCATCTGTAAAGGAAAGATGAAGTCTCAATAAGATGCTATTTTGCTTTTAAGCATCAAATCCAGTCAGAGCAGACATAGAGCTGACCTGGTCCAGCTTACGACTGGCTGTAGAGATGTTGACCATCTGCAGCTGCATGGAGATGAGGAGTCTGACGAGGAGCAGCAGGTGCCTCTCCTCCAAAACATGAAGCTGTGCCCCTGGGATTTTTCTCAAGAGCTGGGCAGCCTCCTCCAAACAGCGCTCCTTACATCTTTTCACACTAGTCCTGTTCATTTAAGCATAAACGTTCAGTCAACATTACAAATTATTAAGAAAACTATCTGCACAGGACAAGACAGTAAGACTTCAACTGTGTACATTTAAGTCACTGATGCTGTGATTGGTTACCCACCTGGAAGATTCATCCAGTTTATTAATAAAGAGCTCGAGTGCTTGGCTGACATCTTCTGGTGTTTTGTCCTCAGTGATCATACAATCTTGTAGACTTGTCAGCAGATCTTCAAACGGTAACATTGTTTTATTAAATCCACTTTTTAGATCCTGCTGTTGTCACACACGTTGTACTTGTACTGTTGTACTGGTCACGTGACAAAACTCTTATTCTACTATTGCTGGAGCGGCGAACACAGAAGTACAGCGAGATGCTGCTGCCACCTGGCGACAAGGTCGGTACAGCAGCAGATCAGGGGTCTCGACCTTGAACCATGTGCCATGGGGGGCCAAGAATATGCAGATCCATATTTGGTAGGGTCCTGATATCAAAAGCTGAGGGAATATCCATCTTAATATACCCATTCTATGCTTTACATATCTCTCCAAAACCAGTTTTTATGGAGAAATAAGACACTAAAGAAACCCCAATTTGTAAATATATATGGAGGtctaaatgtatttatatga encodes the following:
- the LOC139912078 gene encoding tRNA (32-2'-O)-methyltransferase regulator THADA translates to MLPFEDLLTSLQDCMITEDKTPEDVSQALELFINKLDESSRTSVKRCKERCLEEAAQLLRKIPGAQLHVLEERHLLLLVRLLISMQLQMVNISTASRKLDQMLQHLAKVDHQLVFRETCHCLHTIVHTDQILSIEDLQRACMFLEDSAVGREVWRVTYPSLLNKVAELFPVVLQQEGWRDGPLCYVAVKVCLQIFQLLPGEVAPLVWVDQRGSPAVQSILQALMDIILGKCSNRDTRLLAGTAVAMLINTAPESEAGGAAAWSLLQVSHSESWLLAVGGLQVQCDPTAQDGVDRLAVSRGLLTCCRPHILLCSGVENTEMCLLLGGMFPLVFALCEEKLDCHYYAFEVLTLWLKKVKESLADLWKMTGVRLLPDDGSLQQQLIQVIWTNAESPVEGLSEFVRSAFCLLLELYEMDCKQFGDTKKTLNSTLLQRITKLPWEAKAKYAPLCALLPYLGTDTVLDQYLELPNHLLKCLSTNHLSPCASELYKCLMQQQRRELCDGSAKQAPPTELDLANQWAGRWRPVLLEALTSEVTLLQNNSSTQLLPCTLQVFPSAVEPLLASLDPAAPGHLHAWACIMSSHRATSGRSPWALQGDSALETLELALGSGDDKVRLAALNLLCCSPKTKEAPTPEELSIMRTFIPQNLNCESSPFRQHFQVGVKRFLVRIRDSCLAHGGGQKGKKNGDAGHSEKAEVILDQGIGFVEWLGQLPYCYLAAGHSYQRKKTALLLLSAVLETCTDTWSPDKKKGQPPENMGSLINCARQRGQWDFFCRAKQLVLIGCLEDSTNEIRELSAGLLLRFFPPSFPDDITAVLFERTKQLLCSPRVQEAQMGALMMKVLLQKSEDQFQERWLDSNAAVSSVGNPKTSSVVRYLVKELEQHYLTAKADMMLAARTRPIHGILSALERCLLEAPSSVCDIVDHSLATELLGLLENISLLLLGVLYGAQDTGADESDAPPSFCDMGNAISSLIAQAAGGSHGEGEECVLLSEEHSLVLTCCWVSLKEIGIFLGSLVERILAESKPTESLLTTEDLRRASKVFKDILLKCRHWGAVEGCCVGFTKFCASLLSSNNPDLQDIPAHMLKQGLQVLQSPRCTSVTRRAAGLPMLILCVVSAEEASKARPLLAHSMHTLLETARTPLPQSWDQTLDLPQVCAVHTLQALVRGSGLGVAVLQFAPAVAILSLTLLSSPCWAMRNAALQLYSSLCSRMLGQRPGGEEGSPTQHGMSPPAFFSHYPALQPFLLGELKGAAQDLQGPSGEARLRLQPALYPVLTLLAKLQPGVPDLTEALSDFLAPLIQLAASPIYSVRVMASKALVAMTPPSEYMNILIRLTAELPGPQKPCCHNRLHGQLLQIKAILDRALCTDSAPSADLCEVVSRVDASLWLVTGAQRCPMVRGAYLGVAGSLRRFSSEVYLNKLSDTLLCELHTPQHRLQVLDTLSDTHFDALCMSTPQVGLLSFHQKAIHFLCADLKWVCQIWDNFSAVGPDLRLTLVTWVVDGRGLQQTNGKQVIQRVLQSNLWEALLSRCVEYRRTYLAALVAVMTAGCDSTLPQHPSQPAPLEEPVLLECLELLLGDLEGQRGGPEFLSQALYAASLLLSQWRKISMSQRWCSVLERHQSPDAPEALRMACAEALCLAGVPLMSQALKENNTFSSIRTRYRVLCRLINTSLYLLQDESQQVRMKAACFTSMLHHASRGGGQRSVYIMQVNRALPFLLDLLLEECWDSPGTLEVLLCHLPEPDLRSVLREAKETGCASLYEQDEANVFAEPSVMSACLLPYLLQIVEKYSESSALAQRLSAWAEESVAQVLDSLSVCKDLQPGETLNAAWLALLMDSGFHSTLCGLFARAAFLLRLMNISDDVRALCDPSTLRKNVQEVFSLLSQSGVHFPPAVTAAVAGDRLL